GTTTTAGCAAAAGTTGGTTTTCTGAAAACACTCGAACCGTAGAAAAAGCCAAGTCATTCAATGTTACTCCTTGTTCTAAAGGTCGAGTCTATGGTTTGGCAACAAGAATCACCCTCCGGCGAGCCGACAAAAATGGCAAAGCCATAGAGGGCGAAGTCGTCAGCACACAGGTCTATTATAACAACGCTTCTATTGTCTATGAAGAACTCCCCATTCATCCCGATGATTGCAAAACCCTATCAGATAAGGTATATAAAGAAAAATTAGCCACCTTTATTCGAGTGTTTGAAAAGCCAACGACTCCTATCCCCCCTGTTACCACGACTACGACTGCTCCAACTCCGACTGAACCAACTACTCCAACGCTCATGCTTCCCGTAGCGACCACTATTCCAGACCTAAATGGCTGTTACTACATCGAAAGCAAAGCAAATAGAGGAAGCGTGTGGGATGTGTCGGGGCATTCCAGAGACAATGGCGGCAAAATAGTCATGTGGACAAAAAACAAGGGAACCAATCAACAATTTGAAATCATTGCCAGCGACAATAACTACCATTATTTCAAAAACGTAGGCAGCAGCAAAGTAGCAGATTGGGCAGGCGAAATGCTACAATGGGACAAAAATGGTGGATTGCACCAGCAATTCAAATTTGTAGATGCAGATGATGGCTACTATTATTTAGAAATTAGAAAAACCCCAGGAGACGTAGTCGGTGTATCTGCCAGTAATCAATTAGTGATTTCGCCCAAAAGCGACCAAGCAGCACAGATGTTTAAATTTGTAGCCTGTGGCAATAAAGAAGCAGTAACTCCCCCTATTGCCACACCAACACCAACGCCCACACCAACACCTGAACCAACACCTGAACCAACACCTAAACCAACACCAACACCTGAACCACAGCCTAAGCCGACACCTACACCCGCTGCTCCTCCAACAATCGAATTAACGAAATGCCCATCAGTAAGTTTTCCAGATTATGATGGAGTCTATGTGAAAACAGACAAAACGTTTGGTGATTGCGATTGTTGGACCAGCCAAAATGGGAAATTTTCCCTTGGAGGTGACGGAGATATCTGGTATGTATTTATAGGTGCAAATTGTCCTACCAACGACCCTAGTACTGTTGCAGCTATCAGCAAACGAACAAGTTGCAACCCCTCTGAAATCCCCTGTGCTACTTTTAAGTCGGATGGAGCTGCTACTAAATGGACATCTTTGGGCCAACAAGGTAAAGACATTGCGGTGGACGGAAATGGACATCCTTGGATAATTGCTTCAGACAATGGAATTTATCACCATGACGGAACCAAATGGCAGCTATATACAGGTGGTGGAGCAGGTAAGGCAATTGCAGTACAAGACAATGCTACCCCCTGGGTCATTGGTACAGACAATGCTATTTATAAAGGTACAGGCTCTGGATGGACGAGTATAGGTGGGCAAGCCATAGACCTTGCGGTGGATGGAAATGGAACACCCTGGGTCATTGGTACAGACAATAAGATTTATAGCTATAATGGAGCAAAATGGTTGGAATATCCTGGTGGTGGTTTGGGTAAGGCAATTACCGTAGAAGCAAATGGTACGCCCTTAGTGATTGGTACAGACAATGCTGTTTATAAAGGTACAGGTTCTGGATGGGTAAAGATAGGTGGTCAAGCCAAAGACCTTGCAGTGGACAAAAACGGAATACCTTGGATAGTTGATATGAATAATAATGTCATGCAAGGCTCCGCATCAGGTTTCCAAAACTATTCGATTGGCGGTGCAGGCAATGCCATTAGCGTCAATCCACAAGGGAATCCTAGTGTCATTGGTACAGACAATGCTATCTGGCAAGCGCGCTAGATTGTTTTAACGAAAGCCCTCAATCTTAGAGTAGGAAAAATCCTATGCTTTTTCTTTGAAGGAAGCCAAACGGCTTTGATATTGGAGGAAAAAGCACCAAGTCATTGGGCTGGTTATTTGTTGATTGGAGAAAAGCGAAAAAGTTTTTTATTTTTTTTAAAAAAACGGTAACGCATCCACTCCATAACCAGATACTCAAGTGAAATCTATATTGAATCTTTCATCTTAAAAAAAAATCATATCATGAAACGAATTTTTGTAATTTTTCTAAGCTTATTGTCCATTGCTCTGTTCTTTGATACAGTAGAAATTCAAGCACAACCCTCAAACCGTGCCCTTGCACTTCCCACTGGGTCTGGTAGAACTACTACTACTTATAATGCTGTGACAAATTTCAATGGTTATATGCGCTTCAGAACCGCTGCGAGGGCTACCAAATCCCTTCACATTGAATATGGTTCACTACAGGCTACTTCAAATGCTAACCCAGCTTGGCTAAGTGCTATGTGGGAGATATTGCCAGTAGCAGGTACAACTGAATTTGTACACATACGGAATCGATGGAAACCCGACCAATATTTACATACAGTAAATGGTCAAGTGGTATGTGGACCTGTATCAGACATCACAGCATTGGAAACCATGTGGAAAATAGAAACCGATGGTAGTTCTTATCGAATACAAACCAGATTGACTGGTCGCGGTGGAACGGGTAGCTTTATCGCAGTCAGTAGTACGGACGATACTGTATTATTAGATAGCATGGGTGCAGCGTGGCTTATAGAAAGCGCACAATAAAGCCTGTTTAATCCTTGTTGAAACGATTGGATGATTTAGGTCTTTTAGGTAAAAAAGTGTTTTTTTGCTTAAAAGACCTTTTTTGTTGTACAGTTTTGAGGTATATTTTTGACGCTCATTTGTGTCTTGAAGAGCATTTTTTTTAGAAAAAATCTCTTATTTTTACAGAAGTAACCCCAATAATACCTTCAACCTATGATGGAACAAGAAGCCGAACTACTGGGCAGACAAGGATTAGAAAAATTATATCAAGGAAAATTTGGAGCTGCGCTGGAATTACTGCAACAAGCAAAAGACTATTGTGATCGCACATATCAAAAAGACAGAGCTTATATAGCCTACTTGCAACAAATAGCCTATTGCCACAGACAATTAGGCCAATACGAACAGGCTTTGACACAGCTATACCATGCCATTGAGATTTGTGATAGGGAGGGAATAGGTAAGATGGTCGGTGTGTACAATCATTTGGGAGATATATACAAGCATATAGGGGAATTTGATAAATCACTTTTTTTTTTTCAAGAAGGACTAAATATTCTACAACAGGGAGGGATACAAAATGACCCCAATGTAGCATTTATGAGCTACATCAAAATTTCTGATCTCTATATTGAAAAAATGGATTTTGATAGAGCCATGACCCATATTGTTTTGGCACAGGAGGTACTAAAAAACCATAAAGATCCCAATTTTTCTCCCTTGAATGAAGCTGGTATATTTTCTCAAATGGGCATTTGTTTTTTCTACAAAGGAGACATAGATATGGCTTTGTCTTATTTTGAGAAGGGAGTGTATATTTTTAAATCATTGGATAGTGCTTCCAACGAATCTTTTGGCGATAGTGTTAAAGATATTGCCCTATTGACCTCCTTATTTCACATAGGGAATTGTTGGAAAGCCAAAAAAAAATATACCAAAGCACTTCATTACTATGAAGAAGCTTTTGGGTTTGCGACCAATAATGAGGCGAGGAACCATTTAAGGATGACCAATATTTTTACCCAAATGGGTAAGTGTTATCGAGAAATAGAAGATTTTGAACAGGCTCTTTTTTACACACAAAGGGCATTACAGACTTGTCTCAAAAGCAGCAATGAAAGCAATTTAGGAGCTATTTATTTGTTACTTGGAGAATGTGAACAGAAGCAAGGGCAGCATGAAAAAGCAGTTCAATACTACCATCAATCCATTGCTGCAAACGAGGCTTATTATGGGAGTCAGCACATTAGTCTTATCCCAAGTAGAGTAGCATTAGGAAATGCTTATGCTGAACAACAATCAGATGCACTTGCTTTGAAGACTTATCAACAAGCACTTGCTTATTTTTTTGAAAATGTCAAATTGGAAAATGGCTATCACAGCCCTGTCTTAAAACCACCTTATCAGTCCTCCCCCGAACTTTTATCGGTGTTAAAAGCCAAAGCCCATTTTTTTGAAAAAAAATACCTCAAAAATGGCAACTTAAAAGCACTGCTCATAGCCCTTAAAAACTATCAATTGTGCAGTCAACAGATAGACCTTTTGAGAAATAGCTATAAGGCAACAGACAGCAAATTAGATTTAGCCCAAGCATCTACTGAAATTTACCAAGCAGCTATAACAGTTGCCTATGCTGCCTTTATTGCAGCCCAAAAGCAGACAAAGGCACTTCAAGCTGCCAATCAAGAGATTACTGACTTGCACCAAGGGGAGCTATTGTTGACCAAAGACACAAAATCAGTCCAAAACGAAGCCGATTGTTTACAAACTGCCTTTACGTTCGCCGAAAAAAATCGCAGCATGTTGCTGCTCGGCACTTTACAAGACAAGATTTCCAAAACGACTTCCAACATTCCCAAAATACTTTTACAAAAAGAATACGATTTGCGGATAGAATTGGCTTTTTGGAACAAAAAAATCAGTCAGTTAAAAGCAAAACCTGCTGTGACAGAAAGCGAAAAAGTAGAAAAAGAAAAAAACATAAAGAAACTACAGAGCAAATATTTTGATTATACGTTGGAATATGACCAACTCAT
The Chitinophagales bacterium genome window above contains:
- a CDS encoding RICIN domain-containing protein, coding for MLYSKKITSKNFQLQAIKLLLCFLLLGYFTPLSAQEIYAYPHRNYGGDQWKLDPSWAKGPATNEWGDDTFSSLKVSEGYKLTLWEHPNQRGYSMEFVGECDNLFMCRKTDGESWEDENSSFEVVKLPYNWNQPKIFKTGIYTFHNPYRDQYLYNSGGSYVSVRNDQYNSKPNSDYYKFLMIYNQDTKSYTIISTATGKNLRPQQSASGGYELEKGHRLGSENFQDDKWSRFRFNPVGNNLFNMQTSGNNYLFVTVDHRNHLQSTESPIFEQGGKSCFQQWRPELVQELPAALEKTIAEKIKDDPTPSKEQYSVLDFVENETVAHKKMSMKVPFYVVNDPLYPFNERMKTYPIYVLDREEFVFRRGEEDGWTFNKGASNISFSESISNSTTSGSSSTTEMGLEIMVGNELTAGAIFAKSTTTIEITTSMGFSKSWFSENTRTVEKAKSFNVTPCSKGRVYGLATRITLRRADKNGKAIEGEVVSTQVYYNNASIVYEELPIHPDDCKTLSDKVYKEKLATFIRVFEKPTTPIPPVTTTTTAPTPTEPTTPTLMLPVATTIPDLNGCYYIESKANRGSVWDVSGHSRDNGGKIVMWTKNKGTNQQFEIIASDNNYHYFKNVGSSKVADWAGEMLQWDKNGGLHQQFKFVDADDGYYYLEIRKTPGDVVGVSASNQLVISPKSDQAAQMFKFVACGNKEAVTPPIATPTPTPTPTPEPTPEPTPKPTPTPEPQPKPTPTPAAPPTIELTKCPSVSFPDYDGVYVKTDKTFGDCDCWTSQNGKFSLGGDGDIWYVFIGANCPTNDPSTVAAISKRTSCNPSEIPCATFKSDGAATKWTSLGQQGKDIAVDGNGHPWIIASDNGIYHHDGTKWQLYTGGGAGKAIAVQDNATPWVIGTDNAIYKGTGSGWTSIGGQAIDLAVDGNGTPWVIGTDNKIYSYNGAKWLEYPGGGLGKAITVEANGTPLVIGTDNAVYKGTGSGWVKIGGQAKDLAVDKNGIPWIVDMNNNVMQGSASGFQNYSIGGAGNAISVNPQGNPSVIGTDNAIWQAR
- a CDS encoding CHAT domain-containing protein produces the protein MMEQEAELLGRQGLEKLYQGKFGAALELLQQAKDYCDRTYQKDRAYIAYLQQIAYCHRQLGQYEQALTQLYHAIEICDREGIGKMVGVYNHLGDIYKHIGEFDKSLFFFQEGLNILQQGGIQNDPNVAFMSYIKISDLYIEKMDFDRAMTHIVLAQEVLKNHKDPNFSPLNEAGIFSQMGICFFYKGDIDMALSYFEKGVYIFKSLDSASNESFGDSVKDIALLTSLFHIGNCWKAKKKYTKALHYYEEAFGFATNNEARNHLRMTNIFTQMGKCYREIEDFEQALFYTQRALQTCLKSSNESNLGAIYLLLGECEQKQGQHEKAVQYYHQSIAANEAYYGSQHISLIPSRVALGNAYAEQQSDALALKTYQQALAYFFENVKLENGYHSPVLKPPYQSSPELLSVLKAKAHFFEKKYLKNGNLKALLIALKNYQLCSQQIDLLRNSYKATDSKLDLAQASTEIYQAAITVAYAAFIAAQKQTKALQAANQEITDLHQGELLLTKDTKSVQNEADCLQTAFTFAEKNRSMLLLGTLQDKISKTTSNIPKILLQKEYDLRIELAFWNKKISQLKAKPAVTESEKVEKEKNIKKLQSKYFDYTLEYDQLIEQFETDYPDYYQLKHQVETVTIEILQQKLSFNTALIEYFIGSKEIYTFVITSKDAHLLQTDKPTDFEELIETFKLSIEEKDKADYCESAFELYEILIAPTEAILQGHPINHIKIIPTGILNTIPFEALLTKEVEGNVKYADLPYLLLQYDISYHYCATLWSQSLQSEPKQGIEVDESFIGFAPVYKNKQTFEGCITKGFDPLYNKENTRSVRIGEETYSELVYSEEEVKTIESYFKAKTIPSETYLHAHATTDNFLQNIGKHKYVLISAHGFYNEKQPDLTGIIFSPDDNQTFANPSDVAKSSPIRAENSPSFEKHGDVWSDKGGNVFYLSDAYNLQLNADLVVLSCCETGVGKLAKGEGVMALNRGFFYAGAKNVIYTLFKVYDEASCQLTKHLFQHILESKPYVSALKEAKRQMILQGKAPIHWAGYLLIGE